One segment of Coffea arabica cultivar ET-39 chromosome 7c, Coffea Arabica ET-39 HiFi, whole genome shotgun sequence DNA contains the following:
- the LOC113699820 gene encoding uncharacterized protein produces the protein MNGAVEVANKNLKKIIRKMIERHRDWHEKVPYALMAYRTAIRTSTGATPYNLTYGMEAVLPAEVKIPSLCILMEAKLEEAEWIQQRHEQLSLIDEKRLNAICHGQCYQKRVARAYNKKVRPRIFTEGDKVLKHILPVQEEAKGKFAPNWQGPFIVQKILSGGALILAEMDGTISNQVAHDVKNIFTYFARKELLY, from the exons ATGAATGGAGCAGTAGAGGTTGCAAATAAGAACTTGAAGAAAATAATCCGTAAGATGATTGAGAGACACCGTGATTGGCACGAGAAGGTCCCTTATGCATTAATGGCATATAGAACTGCTATTCGGACTTCTACTGGGGCAACTCCCTATAATCTCAcgtatggaatggaagcagtTTTGCCAGCCGAAGTCAAAATCCCTTCTTTGTGCATTTTAATGGAGGCCAAACTGGAGGAGGCTGAGTGGATTCAACAACGTCATGAGCAGTTGTCTTTAATTGATGAGAAAAGGTTAAATGCCATTTGTCATGGTCAATGTTATCAAAAGAGGGTAGCCCGTGCTTACAATAAGAAGGTCAGACCACGAATATTCACAGAAGGAGATAAAGTGTTGAAACACATTTTGCCAGTACAAGAGGAAGCTAAGGGGAAATTTGCGCCAAATTGGCAAGGCCCTTTTATTGTCCAGAAAATTTTGTCCGGGGGAGCGCTCATTCTTGCAGAAATGGATGG GACAATTTCTAATCAAGTGGCACATGATGTCAAAAACATCTTCACCTATTTTGCAAGGAAAGAATTGTTATACTGA